Proteins from a genomic interval of Chroococcidiopsis thermalis PCC 7203:
- the upp gene encoding uracil phosphoribosyltransferase, giving the protein MQAEVHAIDHPLIQHKLTLMRKAETSTAKFRTLLKEISLLLAYEVTRDLPLKTEQIDTPIASTNAPMLAPDKKLVIVSILRAGQGILDGMLELMPSARVGHIGLYRDPKTLTAIEYYFKVPDEVEKRDVLIVDPMLATGNSAIAAVDRLKAINPNSLKFVCLLAAPEGIKHFHSQHPDVPIYTAAIDDRLDEHGYIVPGLGDAGDRLFGTR; this is encoded by the coding sequence ATGCAAGCCGAAGTTCATGCGATCGATCATCCATTAATCCAACACAAATTGACGCTGATGCGGAAAGCCGAAACTAGTACGGCAAAATTTCGCACGTTGTTAAAAGAAATCAGCTTGTTACTAGCTTACGAAGTAACGCGGGATCTACCGCTCAAAACCGAACAGATCGATACACCAATTGCCTCTACAAACGCGCCAATGCTAGCTCCCGATAAAAAGCTAGTGATAGTATCGATTTTACGGGCAGGGCAAGGAATTTTGGATGGAATGTTGGAGTTGATGCCCTCCGCACGAGTAGGACACATAGGCTTATATCGCGATCCTAAAACTTTAACAGCGATTGAGTATTATTTCAAAGTTCCCGATGAAGTGGAAAAACGAGATGTCTTAATTGTCGATCCAATGCTGGCAACCGGAAATTCAGCTATAGCCGCCGTGGATCGCCTCAAGGCTATTAACCCTAACTCTTTAAAATTTGTCTGTTTGCTAGCTGCGCCTGAAGGAATCAAACATTTCCACTCTCAACATCCTGATGTACCAATTTATACTGCGGCAATTGACGATCGCTTAGACGAACATGGTTATATCGTTCCTGGCTTGGGAGATGCAGGCGATCGCTTATTTGGCACGAGATGA
- a CDS encoding HetZ-related protein 2: MQVVMQTVKQGLEECHLMSKLATDLIQSWRSHLGTECPEQSDATRESIIRWLVGNAIEDWEQLNTNEQAIAKQAMEYRFRIFKQRYLGMPPERAYRQLMTRLCSLELLRNKIRTLVSMSRDRQRQVTEVLQEVLQELLQSDRYMQQQIAWIAECTDDLKLRNALLFASLEEYCLRPIRSQPLLVYRFVNYLRRTARGGVTQVPVNNKLRLLSEEILGDDSDNSFSLLDPKAVADYQEEQSLEEQQTARQLVKQEFSSYLEENLGTTAAQWLQLYLQGKSQEAIAAQLNISVKEIYRLREKINYHAVRVFGLKHKPELVSEWLETSLIEHNMGLTQNQWEDFLRQLTPIQQQIVQLKKANQNNEEIAKTLNLKSHQVMTEWGKLYLIAQEMRSQA; encoded by the coding sequence ATGCAGGTTGTTATGCAAACTGTAAAGCAGGGATTGGAGGAGTGCCATCTCATGAGTAAGTTGGCAACAGACCTGATACAAAGTTGGCGATCGCATCTAGGCACTGAATGTCCAGAACAAAGCGATGCCACGAGAGAGAGTATCATTCGTTGGTTAGTCGGCAACGCGATCGAAGATTGGGAACAACTTAATACCAACGAACAAGCGATCGCCAAACAAGCGATGGAATATCGCTTTCGCATCTTCAAGCAACGTTATTTAGGAATGCCACCAGAGCGCGCCTATCGTCAATTGATGACAAGGCTTTGTAGTTTGGAGTTGTTGCGCAATAAAATCCGCACGCTCGTATCAATGAGTCGCGATCGCCAGCGGCAAGTTACAGAAGTATTGCAAGAAGTACTACAAGAATTATTGCAAAGCGATCGCTACATGCAACAGCAAATAGCTTGGATTGCTGAGTGTACGGACGACCTAAAATTACGCAACGCTCTGCTATTTGCTAGTTTAGAAGAATATTGCTTGCGCCCGATCCGCAGTCAACCCTTATTGGTCTATCGCTTTGTCAATTATTTGCGCCGCACGGCACGGGGAGGAGTCACACAAGTTCCTGTCAATAATAAATTACGCCTGCTGTCTGAAGAAATACTAGGCGATGATAGCGATAACTCCTTTAGCTTGTTAGATCCCAAAGCAGTCGCAGACTATCAAGAAGAACAAAGCTTAGAAGAACAGCAAACCGCGCGACAGCTAGTGAAACAAGAATTTTCTAGCTATCTCGAAGAAAATCTGGGAACTACTGCCGCACAATGGCTCCAGCTTTACTTACAAGGTAAGTCGCAAGAAGCGATCGCTGCTCAGTTAAACATCTCAGTTAAAGAGATCTATCGTTTGCGGGAGAAAATTAACTACCATGCCGTACGGGTATTTGGACTCAAACATAAACCGGAACTCGTGAGCGAATGGCTGGAGACTTCCCTCATAGAACACAACATGGGACTGACACAAAACCAGTGGGAAGACTTTTTAAGGCAATTAACTCCAATTCAACAACAAATCGTCCAGTTGAAAAAAGCGAATCAGAATAATGAAGAAATTGCGAAAACCTTGAATTTAAAGAGCCATCAGGTTATGACTGAATGGGGTAAACTCTACTTGATAGCTCAAGAAATGCGCAGCCAAGCATGA
- a CDS encoding M61 family metallopeptidase, with the protein MTEATLTQVGKISSFTPTIHYQVAMPQPENHLFEVVLHLSGWKLPVVDLKMPVWTPGSYLVREYAKHLQDFSASAGEQTLAWQKLSKNHWQVETGDRPDITVRYRIHANELSVRTNHLNATHGYFNGAAIFFRLPGLEQQPIQVAIAPPRSDWRVTTPLPAVAGQTNTFTATDFDTLVDSPFEIGCHQSHQFEVLGKSHELAIWGKGNADAAKMIPDIKKIIEVEAELFGGLPYDKYIFLLHLASQNNGGLEHKFACSLIYSRFGFRDREKYERFMQLVAHEFFHLWNVKRIRPKALEVFDYDNENYTPSLWFSEGTTSYYDLAIPLRAGIYNDKTYLKNLSKEITRLQTTPGRLVQPASESSFDAWIKLYRYDSNTNNSQISYYLKGELVSLLLDLSIREKHQNRRSLDDVMRQMWEQFGKDEIGFTPAQLKQVIESVAETNLDDFFKRYVDGTEELPFDRYLEPFGLKLVAEDEDFLPYIGMKVQAENGKDAIKFVEIDAPAQRAGIEPGDELLAIDGLKATANNLSDRLRDYQPGDAIEVTVFHQEELCTHTVTLAAPRPSRYQVVPVENPSLTQKHNYEGWLGSHC; encoded by the coding sequence ATGACTGAAGCTACATTAACTCAAGTTGGTAAGATTTCTAGCTTTACACCAACAATTCATTATCAAGTTGCCATGCCTCAACCAGAAAATCATCTGTTTGAGGTTGTTTTGCATTTAAGCGGTTGGAAATTGCCAGTAGTAGATTTAAAAATGCCAGTTTGGACACCAGGTTCTTACTTGGTGCGAGAATATGCCAAACACTTACAAGATTTTTCTGCCAGCGCGGGGGAACAGACTTTAGCGTGGCAGAAGTTAAGTAAAAATCACTGGCAAGTAGAAACAGGCGATCGCCCTGACATTACTGTACGCTATCGCATCCACGCTAACGAGCTATCAGTACGGACGAATCACCTCAATGCGACTCACGGCTATTTTAACGGTGCGGCTATCTTCTTTCGCCTCCCAGGACTAGAACAGCAACCGATCCAAGTCGCGATCGCACCACCGAGATCGGATTGGCGCGTCACGACTCCTCTACCAGCAGTAGCGGGGCAAACTAACACGTTTACTGCCACAGATTTTGATACGTTGGTAGACAGTCCGTTTGAAATTGGCTGTCACCAATCGCATCAGTTTGAGGTGCTGGGTAAGTCGCACGAACTGGCAATTTGGGGTAAAGGTAATGCCGATGCTGCCAAGATGATTCCCGATATTAAAAAGATTATCGAGGTGGAAGCAGAACTATTTGGTGGTTTACCTTACGACAAATATATATTTTTGTTGCATCTAGCATCGCAAAATAATGGCGGGTTAGAGCATAAATTTGCTTGCTCGTTGATTTATTCTCGCTTTGGATTTCGCGATCGCGAGAAGTACGAGCGCTTCATGCAACTTGTTGCCCACGAATTTTTTCATCTCTGGAATGTCAAGCGGATTCGTCCGAAAGCGTTAGAGGTTTTTGATTACGATAACGAGAATTACACACCATCGCTATGGTTTTCTGAAGGGACGACTAGTTATTACGATTTGGCTATTCCTTTACGGGCGGGTATTTATAACGATAAGACTTATTTGAAGAATTTGAGTAAGGAAATTACTCGCCTACAAACTACGCCTGGACGACTCGTACAACCTGCTTCTGAGTCAAGTTTTGATGCTTGGATTAAGTTGTATCGTTACGATAGTAATACTAACAATTCCCAAATTTCTTATTATCTAAAAGGGGAATTAGTCTCGCTTTTACTCGATTTATCGATCCGAGAGAAACATCAAAATCGGCGATCGTTAGATGATGTTATGCGTCAGATGTGGGAGCAATTCGGCAAAGATGAAATTGGTTTTACTCCTGCACAGTTAAAACAGGTGATTGAATCTGTGGCTGAAACAAATTTAGATGATTTCTTTAAACGCTACGTTGATGGTACGGAAGAGTTACCTTTCGATCGTTATCTCGAACCTTTTGGTTTGAAATTAGTCGCAGAAGATGAGGACTTCTTGCCTTATATAGGTATGAAAGTGCAAGCAGAAAATGGCAAGGACGCGATTAAATTTGTGGAAATCGATGCACCAGCGCAGCGAGCCGGAATCGAGCCTGGGGATGAATTACTAGCAATTGATGGCTTAAAAGCAACAGCAAATAATCTGAGCGATCGCCTGCGAGATTATCAACCAGGAGATGCGATCGAAGTTACAGTTTTCCATCAAGAAGAACTATGTACTCATACTGTGACTTTAGCTGCTCCTCGTCCCAGTCGCTATCAAGTTGTTCCAGTAGAAAATCCCTCTCTGACTCAAAAACACAACTATGAGGGATGGCTTGGGAGTCACTGTTAA